A genomic window from Desulfurococcaceae archaeon includes:
- a CDS encoding ABC transporter ATP-binding protein has protein sequence MVKNLNSGYGKFHILYDISLECRNGEILAILGPNGAGKTTLLNSVYGLADVYSGVIELGGEDITRLPPHKRVKKGISYVFQMFNVFPNLTVAENLRLVARFAGLNRGEIESSLNEIYELFPILKERQRQVAGTLSGGERQMLALSLGLVRKPRVLLLDEPTAGLAVKYVDTLMEKINLLRKIMNISIVLVEQNVHKALEVADRVMVLVSGRIIYEGTPSDLYTKHDILRLYLGVGEAA, from the coding sequence TTCACTAGAATGCAGGAACGGCGAGATCCTGGCAATACTGGGTCCTAACGGAGCTGGCAAAACAACCCTACTTAATAGCGTCTACGGCCTGGCTGACGTGTACTCCGGCGTCATAGAACTGGGTGGAGAGGACATAACGAGGTTACCGCCTCACAAAAGGGTCAAGAAGGGTATTTCATACGTCTTTCAAATGTTTAATGTATTTCCAAATCTCACCGTGGCCGAGAACCTCAGACTCGTAGCGAGGTTCGCCGGGCTAAACAGAGGTGAAATAGAGAGCTCCCTGAACGAGATATACGAGCTCTTCCCAATACTGAAAGAAAGACAAAGACAAGTAGCAGGGACCTTGAGTGGGGGGGAGAGGCAGATGCTGGCTTTGAGTCTAGGGCTCGTAAGGAAGCCCAGAGTTCTTTTGCTAGACGAACCCACAGCGGGACTAGCCGTTAAATACGTTGACACGCTCATGGAGAAGATCAACCTGCTGAGGAAGATCATGAACATCTCCATAGTCCTCGTGGAGCAGAACGTACATAAGGCGCTCGAAGTCGCGGACAGGGTGATGGTTCTCGTAAGTGGTAGGATAATCTACGAAGGAACCCCCTCAGACCTCTACACCAAGCACGACATATTGAGATTGTATCTGGGTGTTGGTGAGGCGGCTTGA
- a CDS encoding branched-chain amino acid ABC transporter permease produces the protein MIETLVGGITLSSILSLMAIGITLLYRTTKVPNFAHASFVTTGIFAAFTLHLFNQPIYLGLLLGFLLSGLEALLLFYLVLEPLRRRKSSIFILMMATLTYDIFLFGLINIYADYLQYTYKATARNIYLAGADFKVLGVQGITVVSVITLVACLFALHIFLNKTVFGTALRAVMENDSLALASGINVSAMLAISWFIAGGLAGVAGALLPLHIMCSPSTGMILIAAMFAASILGGLEQLYGAPVGGFILGLAETLLVTGLSSVLGPWVMTYSGMIPYIALILGLIFCPRGLISIRVRGA, from the coding sequence TTGATCGAGACGCTTGTAGGGGGCATAACGCTGTCATCGATACTCTCGCTCATGGCTATAGGCATAACGCTACTCTACAGGACAACTAAGGTACCCAATTTTGCACACGCCTCGTTCGTGACCACGGGCATCTTCGCGGCGTTCACCCTACACCTCTTTAACCAGCCCATTTATTTAGGGTTACTGCTGGGCTTCCTGCTCTCCGGGCTGGAAGCACTCTTACTATTCTACCTCGTGCTGGAGCCCCTGAGGAGGAGGAAGTCCTCCATATTCATACTAATGATGGCGACGCTGACTTACGATATTTTCCTTTTCGGTTTAATAAACATATACGCAGACTACCTCCAATACACCTACAAGGCCACAGCGAGAAACATATACTTAGCTGGGGCGGATTTCAAGGTACTCGGTGTTCAAGGGATAACGGTGGTATCCGTGATCACACTAGTAGCGTGTCTATTCGCGCTTCACATATTCCTCAACAAAACGGTGTTCGGGACGGCTCTGAGGGCCGTAATGGAAAACGACTCCCTCGCGCTAGCTAGTGGCATTAACGTAAGCGCAATGCTAGCCATATCGTGGTTTATAGCAGGCGGGCTGGCCGGCGTGGCGGGGGCCTTACTTCCTCTGCACATAATGTGCAGTCCCTCAACGGGCATGATCCTCATAGCCGCGATGTTCGCTGCAAGCATACTAGGTGGACTAGAGCAACTGTACGGTGCCCCCGTAGGCGGTTTCATACTTGGCCTCGCCGAGACACTGCTCGTAACGGGGCTCTCCTCGGTGCTGGGTCCCTGGGTTATGACGTACTCTGGTATGATACCCTACATAGCGCTCATACTCGGCCTCATCTTCTGCCCCAGGGGCCTGATCTCCATAAGGGTGAGGGGTGCGTAG